Proteins co-encoded in one Daphnia carinata strain CSIRO-1 chromosome 3, CSIRO_AGI_Dcar_HiC_V3, whole genome shotgun sequence genomic window:
- the LOC130693497 gene encoding CAP-Gly domain-containing linker protein 1-like isoform X2, translated as MSAPAPAKPSGIKPPTTRLARPSVTSKPASNGSSGENMSRLSSEDLPKKKTDRNEGLDDGDLDRVSDLPSLPGSRKTSKDMMRKLSDGSSSALDAAYELARRLSEAGVRRMSDANLILTTDTDSFIIGQNVYVNGIKPGKIQFIGETKFAPGEWAGIVLDDLSGKNDGSVGGVRYFQCQPKKGVFSRLGRLTRQPLDAIQLAALQSQQSQPPAASENGDESVAGSASTNGTNGTSSASPAATPSTSVVSVQSIGDLRLGDRVIVTSSQGSKAGILRYLGTAEFAAGQWAGVELDDPLGKNDGAVAGTRYFDCQQHYGLFAPIHKVSRSPANHMRRTSGAMNTSMSSSLSQPRVGGASRTGTRRDSESASVTSVATSRASTAISRKTSRPSVGGSAHTHQDLLRERDQHIEQLMKEREMERSEVTRAAAQADEAEHQLAVLQRRYNLEKEEFTAKIAEVERLLLAAESIRSSQGAQIDDLQFRLEEETILRGEIEAQQKGLDDKEKEWARQVEQLETEAQRCFEAEELAARYKDELDALLAKSQQQESSTSENDQSDGRIRQLEASVQVKENELTQLKNSMQELTKSLEAEQVKNNDTEKRFQALEGELQIARTLLNEAKNTVETEWKTKAEILELQNAENQEQLVKLNEEKMQFETRLNEAQALLSRSQDADISESHELKAKLEEMIRQYAASQEQVLKLNEEKSQLELQLTDSLATSNQTRHTVETEVNELKMKLDELERQAAKSEEQLFSLDEEKVQLELQLANAQAAIAESEEAKRAEVESNKQKLEEITKRTETLERLGAESSERLKQVEEEKIKLNTELEKALSLLEELKETSKTETDTSRFEFEELKAQYDALEVQRTEIQIQLANVEKEKIKSEDERVKLDAELQSVKVLLAESKGTATTEIEATKNEFAELKIKYGTLERQLEEVKTELENLQRKKIKSDEEKAKLEAELKTVQLSLSEYKEAMKVEAEKKQVEYEDLKGKCENLERQHAEVKVQLSNIQEEKIKIDEEKSRLDAELQMAQLSLSESIKATTTEAEKNKCAFEELKAQCEILKLKESEMEIQLANLIEEKRKSEMELQKKYEEEHEMWIKKFDDLERQKATNEQRLTQIDEEKSRLETELLRLSSKSSDTSQDLTRLHGELMVARQTSADWQSQASKLELEKTSLEQLNSAFSSDLQNSKKEITELISVKTEIELQLANLKEEKNKSEMALQKVCKEEVESWKQKVDDFEKQKTTNDQRLAQLDEEKSRLESELLQLSSVSSNTSQDLTRLRGELVSANETLVESQSQVSKLEQEKSSLEQINATLCSDLQNLEERISELSLAKIELERQIKEENQSLKDFQAQYEKDKSEWDRLSKELHENMQSKTKEITTLTAVLEQLKTQLQNANESLVEMEAQSLNEKSEWEKTNSALVSDLTSKEKHVTDLISVNEKYESELNIAKEECSRMKQLLQSLEAHQQESLGGMAELQKSIAVLEVEKSNWLAEKLRLEGSIAQFETRLSSLSNEKEKSDRTIQERDNRLAKLTEEVTLLQQKFTAHIAELEQKLKENRKTEETEQELQAALVEARARADEIQSALEESQKNEKELLKVREQLISANKLHEEFVEQNQKEKNELKQRMEELAAAKESMQLRELKLQEELTLLKRQVDEQTSRLKGQLDDTKKEAEITLQLFQDLEDANKRIKELQSNLEENDQKLIELQEVSLQVKSLEDTLALKTIELKEEMEDRDKAEDRVLRLTECLAVKEKELEALRLEAVSLKKSTTEVSHLLTAFSTVDREKKQLEAKVVELQVAAAAASRGAGADAADTDVRIKKLMEDYEYKEQEIKFLNSVIVDMQRKVEDLNVKLEISQATLLGQNVLTPENNRNGVKSEAKVPRLFCDICDLFDLHDTEDCPTQASEDFEISPPFLNQRPSATFNQNSPNHNQHSHHGGTRGATRPYCDNCEVFGHQTKDCIEEATF; from the exons ATGAGTGCCCCTGCGCCAGCAAAGCCAAGTGGGATAAAGCCCCCAACGACTAGATTGGCTAGGCCATCTGTTACGTCGAAACCAGCTTCAAATGGATCCTCAG GAGAGAATATGTCTAGACTGTCCAGTGAAGATTTGcccaaaaaaaagacag ATAGAAATGAGGGGCTTGATGATGGTGACCTTGATCGGGTAAGCGACTTACCGTCCTTGCCAGGTAGTCGTAAAACGAGCAAGGATATGATGAGAAAACTCTCGG ATGGTTCTAGTAGTGCTCTTGATGCGGCTTATGAATTGGCACGTCGGCTGAGCGAAGCCGGTGTTCGTCGAATGTCAG ACGCCAATTTGATCCTGACGACGGACACGGATAGTTTCATTATAGGCCAAAACGTCTACGTCAATGGCATCAAGCCGGGGAAAATCCAATTTATTGGCGAAACGAAGTTCGCTCCTGGCGAGTGGGCCGGCATTGTGCTGGATGATCTTTCCGGCAAAAATGATGGTTCGGTTGGCGGAGTTCGTTATTTCCAGTGCCAGCCGAAAAAAGGTGTTTTCTCACGGTTGGGAAGACTTACCCGTCAACCACTTGATGCCATCCAATTGGCCGCTCTTCAGTCTCAGCAGTCGCAACCACCTGCCGCTAGTGAAAACGGAGATGAATCAGTGGCTGGCTCTGCGAGTACTAACGGTACTAATGGTACTTCGTCTGCATCACCAG CGGCGACTCCATCAACTTCAGTTGTCAGTGTTCAATCGATTGGCGACCTCCGACTAGGAGATCGAGTGATTGTTACCAGCAGTCAGGGTTCTAAGGCTGGTATACTACGCTATCTGGGCACAGCCGAGTTTGCAGCTGGCCAGTGGGCTGGTGTGGAGTTGGACGATCCATTGGGCAAGAACGACGGAGCTGTGGCCGGCACGAGATACTTTGACTGTCAACAGCACTACGGTCTCTTCGCTCCTATACACAAAGTTTCCCGCTCACCGGCCAATCACATGCGACGCACATCAGGTGCCATGAACACCTCCATGTCCTCTTCATTGAGCCAGCCAAGGGTTGGTGGAGCATCGCGAACGGGTACGAGAAGAGATTCAGAATCTGCCAGTGTCACTTCGGTTGCGACTTCACGCGCCAGCACGGCCATCAGCCGG AAAACAAGCCGGCCTTCAGTTGGGGGATCAGCACACACTCACCAG GATTTGCTGCGAGAAAGAGATCAACACATCGAGCAGCTGATGAAAGAGCGCGAAATGGAACGGAGTGAAGTGACCCGTGCAGCAGCCCAGGCCGATGAGGCCGAACACCAATTAGCCGTGCTCCAGCGTCGATACAATTTGGAAAAAGAGGAATTTACAGCCAAAATTGCCGAAGTGGAACGTTTGTTATTGGCAGCCGAATCGATTCGATCATCGCAAGGAGCCCAAATTGATGATCTGCAATTCCGGCTAGAGGAAGAAACTATTCTCCGTGGCGAAATTGAG gcacaacaaaaaggattagatgataaagaaaaggaatggGCTCGGCAGGTGGAACAGCTGGAAACTGAGGCACAACGTTGTTTTGAAGCAGAAGAATTGGCCGCGCGTTATAAGGATGAGTTGGATGCATTGCTAGCCAAAAGCCAGCAACAAGAGTCGTCCACCTCTGAGAACGATCAGTCAGATGGACGTATCCGGCAACTGGAGGCTTCTGTTCAGGTCAAAGAAAATGAGCTCACTCAACTCAAG AATTCCATGCAAGAACTGACGAAATCACTAGAGGCGGAGCAGGTCAAAAACAACGATACCGAAAAACGTTTCCAGGCTTTGGAAGGAGAGCTACAAATCGCTAGGACGTTACTCAATGAGGCAAAGAATACCGTTGAAACGGAATGGAAGACCAAAGCGGAAATCCTTGAGCTCCAAAATGCTGAAAATCAAGAACAATTGGTCAAACTCAACGAAGAGAAAATGCAATTCGAAACGCGGCTGAACGAAGCCCAAGCCTTATTGAGTCGTTCGCAAGACGCCGACATCTCGGAATCTCATGAACTGAAAGCAAAACTTGAGGAAATGATACGTCAGTATGCCGCTAGCCAAGAGCAGGTATTAAAattgaatgaagaaaagagCCAACTTGAATTACAGCTGACAGATTCTTTGGCGACATCGAATCAAACGAGGCATACTGTGGAAACGGAGGTGAACGAATTAAAGATGAAATTAGATGAGCTGGAACGACAAGCAGCCAAGAGTGAAGAGCAGCTTTTCAGCTTAGACGAGGAAAAAGTGCAGCTTGAATTACAATTGGCAAATGCACAAGCGGCTATCGCTGAATCAGAAGAGGCTAAAAGAGCTGAGGTCGAATCGAATAAGCAAAAACTGGAAGAAATTACGAAACGAACTGAAACATTAGAACGCCTAGGAGCGGAAAGTAGTGAACGATTGAAACAGgtagaagaggaaaaaatcaAACTCAATACAGAATTGGAAAAAGCTCTCTCATTACTGgaagaattgaaagaaactTCCAAAACAGAAACAGATACGAGCAGGtttgaatttgaagaactgAAAGCTCAATATGATGCCCTGGAAGTTCAACGAacagaaattcaaattcaattggcaaatgttgaaaaagaaaaaattaaatccgAAGACGAAAGGGTTAAACTTGATGCAGAATTGCAGTCTGTGAAAGTTTTGTTAGCCGAATCGAAAGGAACGGCCACAACTGAAATAGAAGCAACGAAGAATGAATTTgcagaattaaaaattaaatatggTACGCTAGAACGCCAACTGGAAGAAGTCAAGACGGAACTAGAAAAtcttcaacgaaaaaaaattaaatccgATGAGGAGAAAGCAAAACTGGAGGCAGAATTGAAAACCGTCCAACTTTCATTATCCGAGTACAAAGAAGCTATGAAAGTAGaggcagaaaagaaacaagtcgaATATGAAGATCTCAAAGGTAAATGTGAAAATTTGGAACGTCAGCATGCGGAAGTCAAAGTACAATTGTCCAATATTCAAGAAGAGAAGATTAAAATTGACGAAGAGAAATCACGACTTGATGCCGAACTACAAATGGCGCAGCTTTCATTATCAGAATCAATAAAAGCCACTACAACAGAAgcagaaaagaataaatgTGCATTTGAAGAATTAAAAGCTCAGTGTGAAATCTTAAAACTCAAAGAAtcagaaatggaaattcaaCTGGCAAATCTAATAGAAGAAAAACGCAAATCGGAAATGgaactgcaaaaaaaatatgaagaggAACATGAAATGTGGATAAAGAAATTCGATGATTTGGAAAGACAGAAAGCGACAAATGAGCAGCGTCTGACCCAAATCGATGAGGAAAAATCACGTCTAGAAACGGAATTGTTGAGGTTATCCAGCAAATCCAGCGATACATCACAAGATCTAACCCGTCTTCATGGCGAATTGATGGTCGCCCGCCAAACATCAGCTGATTGGCAATCGCAAGCATCTAAACTGGAACTGGAAAAAACGAGTCTGGAGCAACTGAATTCTGCATTTTCTTCTGATCTTCAGAACAGCAAAAAAGAGATTACTGAACTCATTTcagttaaaacagaaatcgaACTTCAATTGGCAAAtctgaaagaagaaaagaataaatcaGAAATGGCACTGCAAAAAGTATGCAAGGAAGAAGTTGAATCATGGAAACAGAAAGTCGACgattttgaaaagcaaaaaactaCCAACGATCAGCGTCTTGCTCAACTCGATGAAGAAAAATCCCGTCTCGAATCTGAATTGTTGCAGCTGTCCAGCGTGTCTAGCAATACTTCTCAAGATTTGACTCGTCTTCGAGGCGAACTCGTGTCTGCCAACGAAACCTTGGTCGAATCACAATCTCAAGTGTCTAAACTGGAACAGGAAAAATCAAGTCTCGAACAAATCAATGCCACTCTTTGTTCCGATCTCCAGAATCTAGAAGAGAGAATATCTGAACTGTCTTTAGCCAAAATAGAACTCGAACGGCAAATAAAGGAAGAGAACCAAAGTCTGAAGGATTTCCAAGCCCAATATGAAAAGGATAAGTCAGAATGGGATCGGTTGAGTAAGGAACTCCATGAAAACATGCAAAGTAAAACTAAGGAAATCACTACTCTAACTGCAGTCCTAGAACAATTAAAAACCCAACTTCAAAATGCTAATGAATCTTTGGTCGAAATGGAAGCTCAATCGCTGAATGAAAAATCTGAATGGGAAAAAACGAATAGCGCGTTAGTTTCCGATCTGACCAGCAAAGAGAAGCATGTCACCGATCTAATTTCGGttaatgaaaaatatgaaagCGAATTGAATATTGCCAAAGAAGAGTGCAGTCGAATGAAGCAATTACTACAGAGCCTTGAAGCTCATCAACAGGAATCTTTGGGTGGAATGGCTGAACTTCAAAAATCCATCGCCGTTCTAGAAGTAGAGAAATCAAATTGGCTGGCTGAGAAACTTCGACTGGAAGGATCCATTGCCCAGTTTGAGACGCGGCTCTCCAGTTTATCAAATGAAAAGGAGAAATCTGATCGCACAATTCAGGAACGTGACAACCGATTGGCCAAGTTGACGGAAGAGGTGACGCTCTTGCAACAGAAATTTACAGCTCATATTGCAGAACTGGAACAAAAGCTGAAGGAGAACCGGAAAACGGAAGAAACGGAACAGGAGCTACAGGCAGCGTTGGTTGAAGCCAGAGCTCGCGCAGACGAAATTCAAAGCGCTCTGGAGGAAAgtcagaaaaatgaaaaagaactgcTGAAGGTACGCGAACAGCTGATTTCAGCCAACAAGTTGCACGAAGAGTTTGTCGagcaaaatcaaaaagaaaagaacgaactCAAGCAGCGCATGGAAGAACTCGCTGCTGCAAAAGAGTCTATGCAACTTCGAGAACTGAAGCTACAAGAAGAGCTAACTTTGTTAAAACGACAAGTTGATGAACAGACCAGTAGATTGAAGGGTCAGCTCGATGACACCAAGAAAGAAGCTGAGATTACTCTCCAGCTGTTCCAGGATTT GGAAGATGCCAACAAACGGATCAAAGAGTTGCAATCCAATTTGGAGGAAAATGACCAAAAGCTGATAGAACTGCAGGAAGTATCTCTACAAGTCAAAAGTTTGGAGGACACACTTGCCCTTAAGACGATTGAGTTGAAGGAAGAGATGGAGGACCGTGACAAAGCTGAAGACAGAGTTCTGAGATTGACGGAATGCTTAgccgtaaaagaaaaagagctcgAGGCCTTACGGCTGGAG gcTGTTAGCTTAAAGAAATCCACCACCGAAGTTTCACACCTGTTAACAGCATTTTCGACCGTAGACCGGGAAAAGAAGCAACTAGAAGCCAAAGTAGTGGAATTACAAgtggctgctgctgcggcTTCTCGAGGTGCCGGAGCTGATGCCGCTGATACCGATGTTCGAATCAAGAAACTGATGGAGGATTACGAATACaaggaacaagaaattaaGTTCCTCAATTCCGTGATTGTGGATATGCAAAGGAAAGTGGAGGATCTCAATGTCAAACTAGAAATTAGCCAAGCAACGTTGTTAGGGCAGAATGTGCTGACACCAGAAAATAATCG GAATGGTGTTAAAAGTGAAGCCAAAGTCCCAAGATTGTTCTGTGACATTTGCGACCTGTTTGATTTGCATGACACGGAAGATTGTCCTACGCAAGCATCCGAGGATTTCGAAATCTCGCCACCTTTCTTGAATCAACGACCTTCCGCCACCTTCAACCAAAATTCACCCAACCATAACCAACATTCACATCATGGAGGGACTAGGGGAGCTACGCGACCTTATTGTGATAATTGTGAAG TATTTGGCCATCAGACCAAGGACTGCATAGAAGAAGCAACCTTTTAA